From Streptomyces durmitorensis, a single genomic window includes:
- a CDS encoding FMN-binding glutamate synthase family protein, translating into MTRFATVGLLAACAVGSVLLAVLASPWWWLAAAPFVAVALTGLYDLVQRRHSVLRNYPVLGHLRFLMETLRPELQQYFVERNYDGRPYDRDTRSIVYERAKGVDAEEPFGTERDMDARGYEFLVPSMAPSNVPDEPPRVRVGGPDCTQAYDMALLNVSAMSFGSLSSHAVLALNTGAERGGFAHDTGEGGLSTYHLRPGGDLVWEIGTGYFGCRTRDGDFDARQFAEKAAHPSVRCVSLKMSQGAKPGIGGVLPGSKVNAEIASVRGVPEGETVVSPPYHRVFSTPRELVHFLARMRELTDGKPVGFKLCPGSRTQFLAVCKAMAEEEITPDFIVVDGAEGGTGAAPLEFADNLGMPLTEGLFTVHSALTGTGLRSRIRIGASGKVATGSDIVKRLVMGADYTNAARAMMFAVGCIQAQRCHTNRCPTGVTTQDPHRARALDVVDKAARVTRYQQATVHSALQIMAAMGVRDAAELGPHLLRRREDQGRFRSYAELYDWLSPGELLAAPPESWAADWHAARPDTFAA; encoded by the coding sequence ATGACGCGCTTCGCAACGGTAGGTCTGCTGGCGGCCTGCGCGGTCGGCAGTGTGCTGCTCGCCGTCCTGGCATCCCCGTGGTGGTGGCTCGCCGCGGCCCCTTTCGTGGCCGTGGCGCTGACCGGGCTGTACGACCTTGTCCAGAGGCGGCACTCCGTGCTGCGGAACTACCCCGTGCTCGGCCATCTGCGCTTCCTCATGGAAACGCTGCGCCCGGAGCTGCAGCAGTACTTCGTGGAGCGCAACTACGACGGCAGGCCCTACGACCGCGACACCCGCAGCATCGTCTACGAACGGGCCAAGGGTGTCGACGCCGAGGAACCGTTCGGCACCGAGCGCGACATGGACGCGCGCGGCTACGAATTCCTCGTGCCGTCCATGGCCCCGTCGAACGTGCCCGACGAGCCGCCCCGCGTCCGGGTCGGCGGGCCCGACTGCACCCAGGCGTACGACATGGCGCTCCTCAATGTCTCGGCGATGAGTTTCGGCTCGCTCTCCTCCCACGCCGTCCTGGCCCTGAACACGGGTGCGGAACGCGGCGGATTCGCACACGACACCGGCGAGGGCGGCCTGTCCACCTACCATCTGCGCCCCGGCGGCGACCTCGTCTGGGAGATCGGTACCGGCTACTTCGGCTGCCGCACCCGTGACGGAGACTTCGACGCGCGGCAGTTCGCCGAGAAGGCCGCCCACCCCTCCGTGCGCTGCGTGTCCCTCAAGATGTCACAGGGCGCGAAACCGGGAATCGGAGGCGTCCTGCCCGGCAGCAAGGTCAACGCCGAGATCGCCTCGGTACGCGGCGTGCCCGAAGGCGAGACGGTCGTCTCGCCGCCGTACCACCGCGTGTTCTCCACCCCTCGCGAGCTCGTCCACTTCCTCGCCCGGATGCGGGAACTGACGGACGGCAAACCGGTGGGATTCAAGCTGTGTCCCGGATCCCGGACACAGTTCCTCGCCGTGTGCAAAGCCATGGCCGAAGAGGAGATCACGCCGGACTTCATCGTGGTGGACGGCGCTGAGGGCGGCACGGGCGCGGCGCCGCTCGAATTCGCCGACAACCTCGGCATGCCGCTCACCGAGGGCCTCTTCACCGTGCACAGCGCCCTGACGGGCACGGGCCTGCGGAGCCGGATCCGCATCGGGGCCAGCGGCAAGGTGGCGACGGGCTCCGACATCGTCAAGCGCCTCGTCATGGGCGCCGACTACACCAACGCGGCCCGCGCGATGATGTTCGCCGTCGGCTGCATCCAGGCCCAGCGCTGTCACACCAACCGCTGCCCGACCGGCGTCACCACCCAGGACCCGCATCGCGCCCGCGCCCTCGACGTCGTGGACAAGGCCGCACGCGTCACGCGCTATCAGCAGGCCACGGTCCACAGCGCGCTGCAGATCATGGCCGCGATGGGCGTGCGCGACGCCGCGGAGCTGGGTCCGCATCTGCTGCGGCGCCGCGAGGACCAGGGACGCTTCAGGTCGTACGCCGAGCTGTACGACTGGCTGTCCCCCGGCGAACTGCTCGCAGCGCCACCCGAGAGCTGGGCCGCCGACTGGCATGCAGCGCGGCCGGACACCTTCGCCGCCTGA
- a CDS encoding catalase has protein sequence MSDVTGKATTTDAGVPVESDEHSLTVGAGGPILLQDSYLIEQMAQFNRERIPERQPHAKGSGAFGHFEVTADVSAYTKAALFQPGTRTDLVTRFSTVAGERGSPDTWRDPRGFAVKFYTTEGNYDMVGNNTPVFFVKDPMKFQHFIRSQKRRADNNLRDHDMQWDFWTLSPESAHQVTWLMGDRGIPRTWRHMNGYTSHTYMWINAQGERFWVKYHFKTDQGVEHFTQHEADQMAAADTDYHTRDLFEHIRDGEYPSWTLHVQVMPYDDAATYRFNPFDLTKVWPHADYPLIEVGRMTLDRNPTDNHAEIEQAAFQPNNLVPGIGPSPDRMLLARLFSYADAHRHRIGGNYQQLPVNAPVAPLRTYSKDGAMAYRKTEDPVYAPNSKGGPAADTSRYAPPSWYADGDITRAAYVDHAEDDDWGQPGTMVREVLDDAARDRLVDNVVGHLLNGVSEPVLARAFEYWSNIDKSIGERIAQGVRAKADEKDPKAGEQANPARSSMQDKA, from the coding sequence ATGAGCGACGTCACAGGCAAGGCGACCACCACGGACGCCGGCGTTCCGGTCGAGAGCGATGAGCACTCGCTCACGGTCGGCGCCGGTGGGCCGATCCTCCTGCAGGACTCCTATCTGATCGAACAGATGGCGCAGTTCAACCGGGAGCGGATTCCTGAGCGGCAGCCGCACGCCAAGGGCAGCGGCGCCTTCGGCCACTTCGAGGTCACCGCGGACGTGAGCGCCTACACGAAGGCCGCCCTCTTCCAGCCGGGCACCCGGACCGACCTGGTGACGCGGTTCTCCACCGTCGCCGGTGAGCGCGGAAGCCCGGACACCTGGCGTGACCCGCGCGGATTCGCGGTAAAGTTCTACACCACCGAGGGCAACTACGACATGGTCGGGAACAACACCCCGGTCTTCTTCGTGAAGGACCCGATGAAGTTCCAGCACTTCATCCGGTCCCAGAAACGCCGGGCGGACAACAACCTCCGCGACCACGACATGCAGTGGGACTTCTGGACCCTCTCCCCCGAGTCCGCCCACCAGGTCACGTGGCTGATGGGCGACCGAGGCATCCCGCGCACCTGGCGCCACATGAACGGCTACACCTCGCACACGTACATGTGGATCAACGCGCAGGGCGAGCGGTTCTGGGTCAAGTACCACTTCAAGACCGACCAGGGCGTCGAACACTTCACCCAGCACGAGGCCGACCAGATGGCCGCGGCCGACACGGACTATCACACCCGGGATCTCTTCGAGCACATCCGGGACGGTGAGTACCCCAGCTGGACGCTGCACGTGCAGGTCATGCCGTACGACGACGCTGCGACCTACCGCTTCAACCCGTTCGACCTGACCAAGGTGTGGCCGCATGCCGACTACCCGCTGATCGAGGTCGGCAGGATGACCCTGGACCGCAACCCCACGGACAACCACGCCGAGATCGAGCAGGCGGCCTTCCAGCCGAACAACCTGGTCCCCGGCATCGGTCCGAGCCCCGACCGCATGCTCCTGGCGAGGCTGTTCTCCTACGCCGACGCACACCGCCACCGCATCGGCGGCAACTACCAGCAGCTGCCGGTCAACGCTCCCGTCGCGCCCCTGCGGACGTACTCCAAGGACGGGGCCATGGCCTACCGCAAGACGGAGGACCCGGTCTACGCGCCCAACTCCAAGGGCGGCCCGGCAGCCGACACCAGCCGCTACGCCCCGCCGAGCTGGTACGCGGACGGTGACATCACCCGCGCCGCCTACGTCGACCACGCCGAGGACGACGACTGGGGTCAGCCGGGCACCATGGTGCGCGAGGTCCTGGACGACGCCGCACGCGACCGTCTCGTGGACAACGTCGTCGGACACCTGCTCAACGGCGTGAGCGAGCCCGTGCTCGCCAGGGCCTTCGAGTACTGGTCGAACATCGACAAGTCCATCGGTGAGCGCATCGCGCAGGGAGTGCGCGCCAAGGCGGACGAGAAGGACCCCAAGGCCGGGGAGCAGGCCAACCCGGCCCGCAGCAGCATGCAGGACAAGGCCTGA
- a CDS encoding SpoIIE family protein phosphatase has translation MTSAKKSHIDLEQCLLLTGMGSFDWDLDSGELSLDASALAVLDLRPDEFHGLVTSLRRRVPPEEAVRVSFAVTEAVNTGDDAYGVYFRVRHRDGTRHLSHARGHILRDDEGHAVRAVGIVRTASKDGTELAATDPREERRQGIALMVQGTTEALSRAVTVDDVVAVLSGASGLDRFAADGLVLGLVEGENLKLIALVGQTMQALDELKLHKVDESLPLAEAVLTRQPRFVGSLPDLGRRFSRLGPYIEEMELDSAAFLPLVAQDRAIGGLALFYRGRKDFSDADRNLCIGLSGIVAQSLQRAMLFDEERDLARSLQATMLPRGVPDVPDSEVAVRYHAAWGGRDVGGDFYDVITLPRGRIGVVVGDVQGHDTHAAAIMGQLRIALRAFAGEGHPPATVVSRASRFLAELDTERFATCTYAQFDPTTGIVRAVRAGHLPPLVRHVDGRVGVPRVRGGLPLGIATDFDMEDYPEVRLDLVPGETLVLCTDGLVEDAGLDLDTGIQHLAEVLSTGPESAEDLADHLSRALWKRWGSSDDVALLVLRRLPDPGTLQEPRIHRYVHQADPEGLADARAALREHLASWGLGAVADDVEVAAGELLVNALVHTDGGAILTLEVLTGPPRHVRLWVKDRSSTRPRKRSPVETATSGRGLLLVEAVASRWGIEPRGEGKAVWCDFAAPEA, from the coding sequence ATGACGTCAGCCAAGAAGTCACACATCGACCTGGAACAGTGCCTGCTCCTGACCGGCATGGGCAGCTTCGACTGGGACCTGGACAGCGGTGAGCTCAGTCTCGACGCCAGTGCCCTGGCGGTACTCGACCTGCGTCCCGATGAGTTCCACGGCCTGGTCACCTCTCTGCGGAGACGGGTGCCACCAGAGGAGGCCGTACGCGTCAGCTTCGCCGTCACCGAGGCGGTCAACACGGGCGATGACGCCTATGGCGTCTACTTCCGTGTCCGCCACCGTGACGGCACGCGGCACCTCAGCCACGCCCGTGGACACATCCTGCGCGACGACGAGGGCCATGCCGTACGTGCCGTCGGCATCGTGCGGACGGCCTCGAAGGACGGGACGGAGCTCGCGGCCACCGACCCCAGGGAGGAGCGCCGCCAAGGCATCGCCCTGATGGTGCAGGGCACCACGGAAGCCCTCTCCCGGGCCGTCACGGTCGACGACGTGGTGGCCGTGCTGTCCGGCGCGAGCGGCCTCGACCGGTTCGCCGCCGACGGCCTGGTGCTCGGCCTGGTCGAGGGCGAGAACCTGAAGCTGATCGCCCTCGTGGGTCAGACGATGCAGGCCCTCGACGAACTCAAGCTGCACAAGGTCGACGAATCGCTGCCGCTGGCCGAGGCCGTCCTGACCCGCCAGCCCCGTTTCGTGGGCTCACTGCCCGACCTGGGTCGGCGCTTCTCCCGCCTGGGGCCCTACATCGAGGAGATGGAGCTCGACTCGGCGGCGTTCCTGCCCCTGGTCGCCCAGGACCGCGCCATCGGCGGACTCGCGCTCTTCTACCGCGGCCGGAAGGACTTCAGCGACGCGGACCGCAACCTCTGCATCGGTCTCTCCGGCATCGTCGCCCAGTCACTGCAGCGCGCCATGCTGTTCGACGAGGAACGGGACCTCGCCAGGAGTCTGCAGGCCACGATGTTGCCGCGTGGGGTCCCCGACGTCCCGGACTCCGAGGTCGCCGTGCGCTATCACGCCGCCTGGGGCGGTCGTGACGTCGGAGGGGACTTCTACGACGTCATCACTCTGCCCCGCGGACGGATCGGCGTGGTCGTGGGCGACGTACAAGGACACGACACCCACGCCGCGGCCATCATGGGGCAGCTGCGCATCGCCCTGCGGGCCTTCGCCGGCGAGGGGCACCCGCCCGCGACGGTGGTCTCGCGCGCCTCGCGCTTCCTCGCCGAGCTGGACACCGAGCGGTTCGCCACCTGCACCTATGCCCAGTTCGACCCCACCACCGGCATCGTGCGCGCCGTGCGGGCCGGACATCTGCCGCCCCTCGTGCGGCATGTGGACGGCCGCGTGGGTGTGCCACGGGTCCGAGGCGGGCTGCCGCTGGGCATTGCCACCGACTTCGACATGGAGGACTACCCCGAGGTGCGGCTCGACCTCGTGCCGGGCGAGACCCTGGTGCTGTGCACGGACGGGCTCGTGGAGGACGCCGGTCTCGACCTCGACACCGGGATCCAGCACCTCGCCGAGGTGTTGTCCACCGGACCCGAGTCGGCCGAGGATCTGGCGGACCACCTCTCGCGCGCGCTGTGGAAGAGATGGGGCAGCAGTGACGACGTGGCGCTCCTGGTCCTGCGCAGGCTCCCCGACCCTGGCACGCTCCAGGAGCCGCGCATCCACCGGTACGTCCACCAGGCAGACCCGGAAGGCCTCGCCGACGCACGCGCGGCGCTGCGCGAGCACCTCGCTTCGTGGGGTCTTGGAGCGGTCGCCGACGACGTCGAGGTGGCGGCGGGTGAACTCCTCGTCAACGCCCTCGTCCACACCGACGGGGGCGCCATCCTGACGCTGGAGGTGCTCACCGGCCCGCCTCGCCACGTCCGCCTGTGGGTGAAGGACCGTTCGAGCACCCGGCCCCGCAAGAGGTCCCCGGTGGAGACCGCCACCTCCGGCCGAGGACTGCTCCTGGTGGAGGCGGTCGCGTCGCGCTGGGGAATCGAGCCGCGCGGCGAGGGCAAGGCCGTCTGGTGCGACTTCGCCGCGCCGGAGGCGTGA
- a CDS encoding SRPBCC family protein produces the protein MSASLLESVDIKAPVSVAWALWSDVTRWPAFLSHVRLVEPMDERRFAWQLELPGAEKNFVAELTEVVPENRIAWHTVEGVDHAGVVTFHRLSDTTSRVTLQIEYDPKGFVEHLGALTNLDSTLANYDLGEFQKLAEKTAR, from the coding sequence ATGTCCGCGTCCCTGCTCGAGTCCGTCGACATCAAGGCGCCGGTGTCCGTCGCCTGGGCGCTGTGGAGCGACGTGACGCGCTGGCCCGCCTTCCTCAGCCACGTACGCTTGGTCGAGCCGATGGACGAGCGCCGCTTCGCATGGCAGCTGGAGCTGCCCGGTGCGGAGAAGAACTTCGTCGCCGAACTCACCGAAGTGGTGCCCGAGAACCGGATCGCCTGGCACACCGTCGAGGGGGTGGATCACGCCGGCGTGGTGACCTTCCATCGCCTCAGCGACACCACGAGCCGGGTGACACTCCAGATCGAGTACGACCCCAAGGGCTTCGTGGAACACCTCGGCGCCCTCACGAACCTCGACTCCACCCTGGCCAACTACGACCTGGGTGAGTTCCAGAAGCTCGCCGAGAAGACGGCCCGATAG